The DNA segment TTCGTCCTCGCCAGCAAGTTCGTTCACGATTCCCTCGTCGTCTACTTGGTTGTTCGGCGGCCATCTTCGGCGGCCTCGATCTCGCTAAGTAGCTCGTGGAGTTCGTCTCGCGCTTCCTGACTGAGATCCTCGGTAGACGAACGGAAACCCCCGACTAGGACAGTCTTCGTGTCACGCTGCACTAGCAAGGTCTCGAGATTGTTGAAGTACTCGACGTACTGCGCCGGTTCATCGGAAAGGTAGACGGGTTCATCCCAGCCGAGCGCTTCCGCGATAGCTATTGCCACTGCGGGGTCGGGTAAGCGGTGCCCGATGCGAATGTCTTCGACCTCATCAGCGGTCAACGCCATGCCGGTACGTCGCGACACTTCTGCGGCAATATCTTCGTACGGCGCCGGGGAGTCCGCGCTCTTGCACCACAGGACGAACAACAGATCAAGGCGTTGAAACAACGGGATTTCACGATATTTGCTCATGGTTTTTCAGCTCTTTCTTGCTTGTAGTACTCGCTGCTTGGCATGCCAGCGCTGATGGAACGCGTCGCGGGTGACCTCGTTGAGGTCTTGTTCCTTGCCTGCGAGCCAACGGCGGTAGAGCTGTTCCTCTGCTACCTCGGGGTCAGCGCTCTGCACTGAGCTGGAAAGGTGCTCACGGTAGGCCATTTCGACAGCTGGAGTAAGCACGCGACCTGGCCCTCCAGCGCGTTCGAGAACTTCTGTCGCGTAGGCGGCACTGAGTTTTCGGATGATGCTAGCCAGTTCGTCGGCGGCCTTCTCGGCGGTCGGCAAACAGGATGCTGGCAAATCCTCGCGGGTAAGGACGTCGTAGACGACATCGGGCGTGGTCAGCAGTCCTCGTACGAGTTCGACGGAAATCTCAA comes from the Rhodococcus oxybenzonivorans genome and includes:
- a CDS encoding helix-turn-helix domain-containing protein; its protein translation is MVSSAGGSFCGRVRIYCECMPNHRELEKFGAVVAARRRWLGLTRDQVHAAGGPADTTLARIENPTSTTAPPRARTLRRLDEGLRWAPGSAARTLAGGEPDPLDTESAENSELSAPANPLNFSKLEISVELVRGLLTTPDVVYDVLTREDLPASCLPTAEKAADELASIIRKLSAAYATEVLERAGGPGRVLTPAVEMAYREHLSSSVQSADPEVAEEQLYRRWLAGKEQDLNEVTRDAFHQRWHAKQRVLQARKS